In Eleutherodactylus coqui strain aEleCoq1 chromosome 11, aEleCoq1.hap1, whole genome shotgun sequence, a single window of DNA contains:
- the SALL1 gene encoding sal-like protein 1 — translation MSRRKQAKPQHFQSDPGLALPGSHGTLDLIQMKIARESEEMKSEVHEGKLLFKNERVTERGQPHRTPKNKDAHVCSRCCAEFFELSDLLQHKKNCTKNQLVLIVNENPPPPAETTSPSPPSDNPDEHMNDTVNNADQADCSDLSEHDKPDKKESMEVEIEASNSSSGSNKVENGVSSSNNSTLGTSAITTTLPQVRDLAALGNFSVINSNVIIENLQSTKVAVAQFSQEAKSKGASNNKMAVPALMEQLLALQQQQIHQLHLIEQIRHQILLLASQSAEIPSSSGSQGALRVSATPLTTLSSHLSQQLAAAAGLAQSLASQSASITGIKQIPSVQLPQSSPGTTVPSNSSCSPTINQMAAANPPSVDRVPSSTGGSQVSNPPAPITSSPAFAISSLLSPASNPLLPQAATSTTLFPSTLPNIGTTVEDLNSLRKNKPASVAPFEAKSSSDEAFFKHKCRFCAKVFGSDSALQIHLRSHTGERPFKCNICGNRFSTKGNLKVHFQRHKEKYPHIQMNPYPVPEHLDNIPTSTGIPYGMSIPPEKPVTNWLDTKPVLPTLTTSVGMPLPPTISNLTPFIKTEEPQPIAISHPVPSPSDSVKSDLQAIGPPFKKSNSPSEEVESMELPNPDDKGEENSQHSNFQNFDSTACSPSDDSLTTANPSVFSNPILPLISEKFKANFPFGGLLDTAPASETSKLQQLVENIDKKSSDPNECVICHRVLSCQSALKMHYRTHTGERPFKCKVCGRAFTTKGNLKTHYSVHRAMPPLRVQHSCPICQKKFTNAVVLQQHIRMHMGGQIPNTPVNENYPDSMESDTGSFDEKTIDDLDNFSDENMEDCPDSSVPDTPKSADASQDSLSSSPLPTEVSSIAALENQMKMINAGLVEQLQASLKSAENGSVEGDGMTDSSSFGGDIESHSGGSPAASESTYSMNALSPNSTNDHMKFPNAEEKLPRALPPELPNGMSPTPANGGALDLTSTNTDKVIKEEPMGMLFPFRERNKLKNTVCDICGKTFACQSALDIHYRSHTKERPFICTVCNRGFSTKGNLKQHMLTHQMRDLPSQLFEPNSNLTTNTHPPLNPTPHPLATIIKTEFNGFMHGSTQDNKEQPSSLTSSGSLSSSATSPVLLPSLAARRTPKQHYCHACGKSFSSSSALQIHERTHTGEKPFACTICGRAFTTKGNLKVHMGTHMWNSTPARRGRRLSVDGPMAFLGGNPVKFPEIFQKDLVARTGNGDPSSFWNQYAAALSNGLAMKTNEISVIQNGGITPMTGSLGNGGSSPISGLTGNLEKLQNSEPNAPLAGLEKLASSENGTSFKFMRFVEDSKEIATN, via the exons ATGTCTCGGAGGAAGCAGGCGAAACCCCAGCATTTCCAATCGGACCCTGGGCTGGCCCTGCCTGGAAGTCATG GTACACTGGATCTAATACAGATGAAGATTGCCAGAGAGTCTGAAGAAATGAAATCTGAAGTACATGAAGGAAAACTTCTATTTAAAAATGAAA gagttACAGAGAGGGGTCAACCTCATCGGACACCCAAGAACAAGGATGCTCATGTCTGCAGCAGATGTTGCGCTGAGTTCTTTGAACTATCAGATTTGTTGCAACACAAGAAGAACTGCACTAAAAATCAATTGGTTCTAATTGTGAATGAAAATCCACCACCTCCTGCTGAAACAACCTCTCCAAGTCCCCCCTCAGATAATCCTGACGAGCACATGAATGACACAGTTAATAACGCAGATCAAGCTGACTGTAGTGACCTTTCAGAGCATGACAAGCCTGACAAAAAAGAATCCATGGAGGTGGAGATCGAAGCTAGCAACAGCAGCAGTGGTTCCAACAAAGTGGAAAATGGAGTTTCTAGCAGTAATAATTCCACATTGGGTACCTCAGCTATCACAACCACACTACCTCAAGTAAGGGATCTGGCAGCTTTGGGCAACTTCTCTGTTATTAACAGCAATGTCATTATTGAAAACCTTCAGAGTACTAAAGTGGCAGTGGCACAGTTTTCTCAAGAAGCCAAGTCTAAAGGAGCAAGTAACAATAAAATGGCTGTGCCAGCACTAATGGAGCAGCTCCTGGCTTTACAGCAGCAGCAGATCCACCAGTTGCATCTAATTGAGCAAATTCGTCACCAAATATTATTGTTGGCATCACAAAGTGCAGAAATACCTTCATCTAGTGGTTCTCAAGGGGCACTGAGGGTATCTGCTACCCCGTTGACTACATTGAGTTCTCACCTGTCCCAACAGCTTGCAGCAGCAGCTGGATTGGCGCAAAGTCTTGCTAGCCAATCGGCTAGCATCACTGGTATCAAGCAAATACCCTCAGTACAGCTACCTCAGAGCAGCCCTGGCACCACTGTTCCATCCAATAGCAGTTGTTCTCCTACTATAAATCAAATGGCAGCAGCTAATCCACCGTCTGTAGACAGAGTACCCTCAAGCACTGGTGGCTCGCAGGTCAGTAACCCACCAGCACCTATAACATCTTCACCAGCTTTTGCAATAAGCAGTCTACTAAGTCCTGCATCTAACCCACTACTACCTCAGGCTGCGACAAGTACCACCTTATTCCCCAGCACATTACCCAACATAGGAACAACTGTAGAGGACTTAAATTCACTGAGGAAAAATAAACCAGCCAGCGTGGCTCCATTCGAAGCAAAGAGCTCCTCTGATGAGGCATTCTTCAAACACAAGTGTAGGTTCTGTGCAAAGGTCTTTGGTAGTGACAGTGCCTTGCAGATCCATCTTAGGTCTCATACAGGCGAGAGGCCATTTAAATGCAACATTTGTGGAAACAGGTTTTCCACAAAAGGGAATCTAAAAGTTCACTTTCAACGCCATAAAGAGAAATACCCCCACATTCAGATGAATCCGTACCCAGTGCCAGAGCATTTAGATAACATACCAACAAGTACTGGAATTCCATATGGAATGTCTATACCACCTGAAAAACCCGTGACAAACTGGCTGGACACGAAGCCAGTTTTACCTACCTTGACAACATCTGTAGGGATGCCACTACCACCAACTATTTCCAACTTGACACCATTTATTAAGACTGAAGAACCACAACCTATAGCTATCAGCCACCCAGTTCCAAGCCCATCTGATTCGGTCAAAAGTGATTTGCAAGCTATCGGACcaccttttaaaaaaagtaacaGTCCTTCAGAGGAGGTTGAATCTATGGAATTGCCCAATCCTGATGACAAAGGTGAAGAAAACTCTCAACATTCAAATTTTCAAAACTTTGACAGCACTGCTTGCTCTCCTTCCGATGACTCGCTAACAACTGCTAACCCCTCAGTGTTTTCAAACCCAATTCTACCATTGATCTCTGAAAAGTTCAAGGCAAATTTTCCTTTCGGTGGGCTTTTGGATACAGCTCCTGCATCGGAGACCTCCAAACTGCAGCAACTTGTAGAAAATATTGACAAAAAGTCTAGTGACCCAAACGAGTGTGTAATATGTCATCGTGTATTAAGCTGCCAGAGTGCTCTTAAAATGCATTACCGAACACACACAGGAGAAAGACCCTTTAAATGTAAAGTATGTGGACGTGCTTTTACCACCAAAGGTAACCTAAAGACTCACTATAGTGTACATCGTGCCATGCCACCACTTAGGGTACAACATTCCTGCCCAATTTGTCAAAAGAAATTTACAAACGCTGTTGTGCTGCAGCAACATATCAGGATGCATATGGGAGGACAAATTCCTAACACCCCAGTCAATGAAAACTATCCTGACTCTATGGAATCTGATACTGGGTCCTTTGATgagaaaactattgatgaccttgacAACTTCTCAGATGAAAACATGGAAGACTGTCCTGACAGCAGTGTTCCTGACACGCCTAAGTCTGCAGATGCATCTCAAGATAGTTTGTCTTCCTCTCCACTACCCACTGAAGTGTCAAGCATTGCTGCTTTAGAGAATCAAATGAAGATGATCAATGCTGGACTGGTTGAGCAGCTCCAGGCTAGTCTGAAGTCAGCTGAAAATGGCTCTGTTGAAGGTGATGGTATGACTGATTCATCCTCTTTTGGTGGAGATATTGAAAGTCACAGTGGTGGGAGCCCAGCTGCATCCGAGTCTACTTATTCTATGAATGCTTTGTCTCCTAACAGCACAAACGACCACATGAAGTTTCCAAATGCTGAAGAAAAGCTGCCTCGAGCTTTACCACCTGAACTACCCAATGGGATGTCGCCAACCCCTGCCAATGGAGGTGCTCTAGACTTGACTTCGACCAACACAGATAAAGTGATTAAAGAAGAACCCATGGGGATGCTGTTTCCCTTCAGAGAACGAAATAAACTTAAAAACACAGTATGTGATATTTGTGGTAAAACATTTGCGTGTCAGAGTGCCTTAGACATTCATTACAGAAGCCATACCAAAGAGAGGCCATTTATATGTACAGTCTGCAATCGTGGCTTTTCCACTAAAGGCAACTTGAAACAGCATATGCTTACCCATCAGATGCGAGATCTACCATCACAACTTTTTGAACCCAATTCCAACTTGACAACTAATAcacacccaccactaaacccaACTCCACATCCACTGGCAACCATAATAAAAACTGAGTTTAATGGTTTTATGCATGGCTCAACTCAGGACAATAAAGAACAGCCTTCAAGTCTTACATCTTCAGGATCTCTGTCATCTTCTGCTACATCACCAGTTCTTCTTCCATCTTTAGCCGCCAGAAGGACTCCAAAACAACATTACTGTCATGCATGTGGCAAGTCTTTTTCATCCTCCAGTGCTTTACAAATCCATGAGAGAACCCATACGGGTGAAAAACCGTTTGCCTGCACTATATGTGGAAGAGCGTTTACAACAAAAGGCAATCTTAAG GTTCATATGGGTACTCACATGTGGAACAGTACACCTGCAAGGAGAGGAAGGCGGCTTTCTGTGGATGGGCCTATGGCATTTTTAGGAGGGAATCCTGTCAAATTTCCAGAAATATTCCAGAAAGACTTGGTTGCCAGGACAGGGAATGGGGACCCATCTAGCTTCTGGAACCAGTATGCTGCAGCTCTGTCAAATGGCTTGGCCATGAAGACCAATGAAATTTCGGTTATTCAGAATGGTGGAATTACTCCAATGACTGGAAGCTTGGGAAATGGTGGGAGCTCTCCCATCAGTGGTCTCACTGGGAACCTAGAAAAACTGCAAAACTCTGAACCAAATGCACCTCTAGCTGGTCTGGAGAAACTAGCAAGCAGTGAGAATGGGACTTCCTTCAAGTTTATGCGTTTTGTGGAGGACAGTAAAGAGATTGCCACAAACTAG